A single region of the Glycine max cultivar Williams 82 chromosome 20, Glycine_max_v4.0, whole genome shotgun sequence genome encodes:
- the TGA27 gene encoding bZIP transcription factor isoform X2 codes for MKREQQEGCRALIHNCPIPMHDSVFDSLKVSSQTISRGPVEVDSFDKLPTSLNKNPLTSQTERQRLQLQKVQLSNLVSGDTEHQEESAMADASPRTDISTDVDTDDKNPRFDRSQSLVAVVSDSSDRSKDKSDQKTLRRLAQNREAARKSRLRKKAYVQQLESSRLKLTQLEQELQRARQQGIIISNSGDQAHSMSGNGAMAFDVEYARWLEEQNRQVNELRAAVNSHAGDTELRMIIDGIMAHYDEIFRLKADAAKADVFHLLSGMWKTPAERCFLWLGGFRSSELLKLLVNQLEPLTEQQLVGITNLQQSSQQAEDALSQGMEALQQSLSETLSTGSLGSSGSSGNVANYMGQMAMAMGKLGTLEGFIKQADNLRQQTLQQIHRILTTRQSARALLAIHDYFSRLRALSSLWLARPRD; via the exons ATGAAAAGGGAACAGCAAGAGGGATGCCGAGCTTTGATTCACAATTGCCCAATTCCAATGCATG ACTCAGTTTTTGACTCACTAAAAGTAAGTAGCCAAACAATTTCTCGGGGTCCTGTTGAAGTTGATTCCTTTGATAAG TTACCAACTTCACTCAATAAAAACCCATTAACAAGCCAAACAGAGCGACAAAGATTGCAATTACAAAAGGTTCAATTATCAAATCTGGTCAGTGGGGATACGGAACACCAGGAAGAGTCTGCCATGGCTGACGCCAGTCCTAGAACTGATATTTCTACAGATGTTGACACTGATGATAAGAATCCACGG TTTGATAGAAGTCAGTCCCTTGTTGCTGTGGTTTCTGACTCCAGTGACAGATCAAAGGATAAATCAGATCAGAAG ACTCTCCGAAGGCTTGCTCAGAATCGTGAGGCAGCAAGAAAAAGTCGGTTGAGAAAGAAA GCTTATGTTCAACAGCTTGAAAGTAGTCGCTTAAAGTTAACCCAACTGGAGCAAGAGCTTCAGCGAGCTAGGCAGCAG GGAATCATTATATCAAACTCAGGTGATCAAGCACATTCAATGAGTGGAAATG GGGCTATGGCATTTGATGTAGAGTATGCAAGATGGCTGGAAGAGCAGAATCGACAAGTTAATGAGCTAAGAGCAGCTGTAAATTCCCATGCAGGTGATACAGAACTTCGCATGATTATCGATGGTATAATGGCACATTATGATGAGATATTTAGGCTGAAGGCCGATGCAGCTAAGGCTGATGtcttccatttgttgtctggAATGTGGAAGACACCAGCAGAGAGGTGTTTTCTATGGCTTGGTGGTTTTCGGTCATCTGAACTCCTCAAG CTCCTGGTAAATCAGTTGGAACCTCTGACAGAGCAACAGTTAGTGGGTATTACCAACTTGCAGCAATCTTCCCAACAGGCCGAAGATGCATTGTCTCAGGGCATGGAAGCATTGCAACAGTCCCTTTCTGAGACATTATCCACTGGATCACTTGGCTCCTCTGGTTCATCAGGCAATGTGGCAAATTACATGGGTCAAATGGCTATGGCCATGGGTAAACTAGGGACACTTGAGGGGTTCATTAAGCAG GCTGACAATTTGCGCCAGCAGACTTTGCAACAAATTCACCGCATATTGACAACTCGGCAATCGGCTCGTGCACTACTTGCAATACATGACTACTTTTCTAGGTTGCGTGCCCTTAGCTCTCTTTGGCTTGCCCGCCCAAGAGACTGA
- the TGA27 gene encoding bZIP transcription factor isoform X3, with the protein MADASPRTDISTDVDTDDKNPRFDRSQSLVAVVSDSSDRSKDKSDQKTLRRLAQNREAARKSRLRKKAYVQQLESSRLKLTQLEQELQRARQQGIIISNSGDQAHSMSGNGAMAFDVEYARWLEEQNRQVNELRAAVNSHAGDTELRMIIDGIMAHYDEIFRLKADAAKADVFHLLSGMWKTPAERCFLWLGGFRSSELLKLLVNQLEPLTEQQLVGITNLQQSSQQAEDALSQGMEALQQSLSETLSTGSLGSSGSSGNVANYMGQMAMAMGKLGTLEGFIKQADNLRQQTLQQIHRILTTRQSARALLAIHDYFSRLRALSSLWLARPRD; encoded by the exons ATGGCTGACGCCAGTCCTAGAACTGATATTTCTACAGATGTTGACACTGATGATAAGAATCCACGG TTTGATAGAAGTCAGTCCCTTGTTGCTGTGGTTTCTGACTCCAGTGACAGATCAAAGGATAAATCAGATCAGAAG ACTCTCCGAAGGCTTGCTCAGAATCGTGAGGCAGCAAGAAAAAGTCGGTTGAGAAAGAAA GCTTATGTTCAACAGCTTGAAAGTAGTCGCTTAAAGTTAACCCAACTGGAGCAAGAGCTTCAGCGAGCTAGGCAGCAG GGAATCATTATATCAAACTCAGGTGATCAAGCACATTCAATGAGTGGAAATG GGGCTATGGCATTTGATGTAGAGTATGCAAGATGGCTGGAAGAGCAGAATCGACAAGTTAATGAGCTAAGAGCAGCTGTAAATTCCCATGCAGGTGATACAGAACTTCGCATGATTATCGATGGTATAATGGCACATTATGATGAGATATTTAGGCTGAAGGCCGATGCAGCTAAGGCTGATGtcttccatttgttgtctggAATGTGGAAGACACCAGCAGAGAGGTGTTTTCTATGGCTTGGTGGTTTTCGGTCATCTGAACTCCTCAAG CTCCTGGTAAATCAGTTGGAACCTCTGACAGAGCAACAGTTAGTGGGTATTACCAACTTGCAGCAATCTTCCCAACAGGCCGAAGATGCATTGTCTCAGGGCATGGAAGCATTGCAACAGTCCCTTTCTGAGACATTATCCACTGGATCACTTGGCTCCTCTGGTTCATCAGGCAATGTGGCAAATTACATGGGTCAAATGGCTATGGCCATGGGTAAACTAGGGACACTTGAGGGGTTCATTAAGCAG GCTGACAATTTGCGCCAGCAGACTTTGCAACAAATTCACCGCATATTGACAACTCGGCAATCGGCTCGTGCACTACTTGCAATACATGACTACTTTTCTAGGTTGCGTGCCCTTAGCTCTCTTTGGCTTGCCCGCCCAAGAGACTGA
- the TGA27 gene encoding bZIP transcription factor isoform X1 — protein sequence MPSFDSQLPNSNACYTEGSAIDSFCVFDFDQSVGYRIEDCVALRGNSVFDSLKVSSQTISRGPVEVDSFDKLPTSLNKNPLTSQTERQRLQLQKVQLSNLVSGDTEHQEESAMADASPRTDISTDVDTDDKNPRFDRSQSLVAVVSDSSDRSKDKSDQKTLRRLAQNREAARKSRLRKKAYVQQLESSRLKLTQLEQELQRARQQGIIISNSGDQAHSMSGNGAMAFDVEYARWLEEQNRQVNELRAAVNSHAGDTELRMIIDGIMAHYDEIFRLKADAAKADVFHLLSGMWKTPAERCFLWLGGFRSSELLKLLVNQLEPLTEQQLVGITNLQQSSQQAEDALSQGMEALQQSLSETLSTGSLGSSGSSGNVANYMGQMAMAMGKLGTLEGFIKQADNLRQQTLQQIHRILTTRQSARALLAIHDYFSRLRALSSLWLARPRD from the exons ATGCCGAGCTTTGATTCACAATTGCCCAATTCCAATGCATG CTATACAGAGGGAAGCGCAATTGATTCTTTTTGTGTGTTTGACTTTGATCAATCAGTTGGATATCGCATAGAGGATTGTGTTGCCTTGAGGGGAA ACTCAGTTTTTGACTCACTAAAAGTAAGTAGCCAAACAATTTCTCGGGGTCCTGTTGAAGTTGATTCCTTTGATAAG TTACCAACTTCACTCAATAAAAACCCATTAACAAGCCAAACAGAGCGACAAAGATTGCAATTACAAAAGGTTCAATTATCAAATCTGGTCAGTGGGGATACGGAACACCAGGAAGAGTCTGCCATGGCTGACGCCAGTCCTAGAACTGATATTTCTACAGATGTTGACACTGATGATAAGAATCCACGG TTTGATAGAAGTCAGTCCCTTGTTGCTGTGGTTTCTGACTCCAGTGACAGATCAAAGGATAAATCAGATCAGAAG ACTCTCCGAAGGCTTGCTCAGAATCGTGAGGCAGCAAGAAAAAGTCGGTTGAGAAAGAAA GCTTATGTTCAACAGCTTGAAAGTAGTCGCTTAAAGTTAACCCAACTGGAGCAAGAGCTTCAGCGAGCTAGGCAGCAG GGAATCATTATATCAAACTCAGGTGATCAAGCACATTCAATGAGTGGAAATG GGGCTATGGCATTTGATGTAGAGTATGCAAGATGGCTGGAAGAGCAGAATCGACAAGTTAATGAGCTAAGAGCAGCTGTAAATTCCCATGCAGGTGATACAGAACTTCGCATGATTATCGATGGTATAATGGCACATTATGATGAGATATTTAGGCTGAAGGCCGATGCAGCTAAGGCTGATGtcttccatttgttgtctggAATGTGGAAGACACCAGCAGAGAGGTGTTTTCTATGGCTTGGTGGTTTTCGGTCATCTGAACTCCTCAAG CTCCTGGTAAATCAGTTGGAACCTCTGACAGAGCAACAGTTAGTGGGTATTACCAACTTGCAGCAATCTTCCCAACAGGCCGAAGATGCATTGTCTCAGGGCATGGAAGCATTGCAACAGTCCCTTTCTGAGACATTATCCACTGGATCACTTGGCTCCTCTGGTTCATCAGGCAATGTGGCAAATTACATGGGTCAAATGGCTATGGCCATGGGTAAACTAGGGACACTTGAGGGGTTCATTAAGCAG GCTGACAATTTGCGCCAGCAGACTTTGCAACAAATTCACCGCATATTGACAACTCGGCAATCGGCTCGTGCACTACTTGCAATACATGACTACTTTTCTAGGTTGCGTGCCCTTAGCTCTCTTTGGCTTGCCCGCCCAAGAGACTGA